The genomic segment ATACTTGTCTTGCACGTCCCGTGCCGTTCCGCTCACCGGAGACCACGCGCGGCACGGGGCGTGCGGAACGGGCTCACTGTTTTAGGTACCTTTGGCTGGTTCCACGTGTCAATTCCCGTTCGCCCCGGTACCCGCTGCACTGAGAAAGAAGGCAATCGTGAGGCGGCACCACTTGCTGCGGTTCGAGGGAATGCGAGAACCGCTCCTACCAACTTCGGCATTCGCTCGCCGAGTCGCGCGAAGCTTCGCTGTGGCCACGCTCCTCATTGGCGTGTCGCTCGCGGGCGGAATGGCCGGATACGCCGGATTCGAGGGGATGGCGGTGATCGACGCGTTCGTCAACGCCTCGATGATCCTCTCCGGTATGGGGCCACTCGACGCGCCGAAAACGTTTTCCGGCAAGTTGTTTGCCGGCACCTATGCGCTCTACAGTGGGCTGGTCCTGATCCTGGCGGCCGGGGTGGTGCTGGCCCCCATCGTTCATCGGCTGCTCCACCAGTTTCATGTGGATGACGAGGACGGCAAATGAAACCCGGTACCAGACCCTTTCTGACCCGAGTGCCGTTCGCCGCGCTCATCCTGTTGGCGGGCGGCGCGTTCCTGTACTTCGTGTACGTGGTCGTTCGCTAAGTAACGCAAACTCGACGCGTTCGTTACATGCTGCCCGGGTTGACTCTTTTTCGCGCTCCCCCGAACTTGGATTGTGCGAGCCGGCGTCCCGATTGCATACTCTGGTCCGACATCGGGGCGTCCCGCTCCGCGAACCGAAGGAGATCCTCATGCGTCGCTTCCTGCTGGTCTGTCTCGTTCTCGCCCTGGCGGGAGCCCCGGCCCCGGCCCTGCCACCGAGCAACGCAAAAACACTGGAACGCGCGGAAGACGTGCTGAACGAGTTGTCCAAGATCCCGCTCAAGGGCATTCCGGCCAAACTTCTGGAAGACGCTCAGGGCGTGGCGATCATCCCGCGCGTCATCAAAGCCGGCTTCGTCATCGGCGGCCGCGGGGGGCACGGCATCGTGATCGCCAAGGACAAAAACGGAAACTGGGGCGACCCGGTGTTCGTCGATCTCGGCGGCGCGAGCGTCGGGTTCCAGGCCGGGTTGGAGTCCACGGACGTGGTTCTCGTGTTCCGGAGCCGGAAGAGTCTCGACCGACTTCTGGAAGGCAAAGGGAAACTGACCCTCGGCGCCGACGCATCGGTCGCGGCGGGACCGGTCGGGCGGATGGCCGCCGCGGCCACCGACGCCAAGCTGGAAGCGGAGATCGTGTCGTACTCTCGCAGCCGCGGGCTGTTCGCGGGCGTGTCCTTGGACGGCGCCGCCGTTCACGCGAACGCGGAGAGCAACGCGCTGTTCCGCGAACCCGGCCAGGCCGCCGAACGGAAGATGGCCGACGCGGTGAAACTCAAGCTCATCGATATGAGCAAAGAAAAGCCCGTTCCCGTGGCGCCGCCGATGCTCGGAGCGCCGGTGCCCGTTCCCCCGCCCCTCCCCGTCCCGGCTCCCGGACGGCCGTAAGCTGATTGATTGTAATCTTCGGGCCGGGCGAGGCACTGGTGCCTCGCCCGGCCCCGTCTGTTCCCTCACACGTCGTCCACCAGCCCCATCAGTCACAAGGTCTCGCCTTGATCCCGATCGGGTCCCTCATTCGGCCGAGCGGGATGCTCTTTGAATCACTCATATAACGATTGGAGGTGCACTGGTTCCCATCGCAGCGGGTGCCGCTGGTAAAACGGGCAGGCGATACTACGTCTGGACCCGATGTGGCACAATTTTTGCGCGCCGCAGACGAGAGCGAGAAGACATCAGAACCCCGAAACGGTCCGAATTGACTCCCAAGCAAACCATTACAATTGCGGCCGTTCTTTGAAGTGCCATTTTGGAACCGCGTCGGATCAGATCGACGAGGACCGAGCCGCAACGAGGGGCGGGCATGCGTCAGGGTTTCGACCGGGGCGTGATCGTCGGAATCGTGCTGCTCGCCGTGATGACGGTCGCGATCGCCGCTACGTCCCATGTCAGCACTCGTGCGCTCCGTGCCGGCTCGAGACGGGCGGCCCACAGCCTCACCGTTCTCGACGGGATCGGCACCGTCCGGTCCGACACCCGGAAGCTCCAGGCCGAACAACGCGCCTACCTCATCACCGGGCTCGACGAATGGGTTCGGCCCTATGAGGACGCCGCCGCCGCCCTCCGGGCCGACGCCGCGGCCCTCGCGGCCCGGACCGCCCAGGACCCGGACCAGCACCAACGGGCGCTGGCCGCCCAACGGGACATCGAGACCGGCATCGCCAACATGAACGAAGTGGTCCGGCTCCGCGGGCGCCCGAAGGGCCACGAAGCGGTGGTCGCGCTCGCGCGCGAGCGCGGCCGGCGCAGCTTCGTG from the Frigoriglobus tundricola genome contains:
- a CDS encoding lipid-binding SYLF domain-containing protein; amino-acid sequence: MRRFLLVCLVLALAGAPAPALPPSNAKTLERAEDVLNELSKIPLKGIPAKLLEDAQGVAIIPRVIKAGFVIGGRGGHGIVIAKDKNGNWGDPVFVDLGGASVGFQAGLESTDVVLVFRSRKSLDRLLEGKGKLTLGADASVAAGPVGRMAAAATDAKLEAEIVSYSRSRGLFAGVSLDGAAVHANAESNALFREPGQAAERKMADAVKLKLIDMSKEKPVPVAPPMLGAPVPVPPPLPVPAPGRP